AACGGATTCTGTTGCCCAGGCCTTTTGCGTCTTCAAGAATTTTACGAAGATGGTACAGTGGTTCCTTGTCTTCAATTCCATCAATAACTTCGCGGAATTCCTCGTAATTCTCGGTAGGGAAATTCCACAAGAAATCCGTCAATTCCTTAATCTGCTGTTTGACTTCTTCGGGATTTTCAATAATCACCTGGCCCGGGTCAGCGGAAAGTTCCAAGCCAGAATCTTCCGTAGTCTTGTTCAGTTCCCGCAGGTAACGGTCGTTGGTGGCATCAAAGTTTTCCTTGATGTCAACAAAGTCCACCACATAGCCGTATTTGAAATCTTTGTATGGACGGTTGACACGAGTCAACGCCTGCAGCAAATCATGTCCATCGAGTTTGCGACCAAGATACAACTTTTTCAAGCGGTTTGCGTCAAAACCCGTAAGCAACATTTTATTGACAATCAAAAAGTCCGTCGTCATGTTCTTCTTGTAGTCAACAATGTATTCCTTGCGTTCCTTCTTGTCTCCTTCATCATGGAGAATCAGGGACGCCTTCAACGGTTTTTCAAAGAAAGAAGCGTTGTAATGCATCAGCTTTTCTGCCGCCATGTTTGCGACTTCTTCTCTCTTTTTCTCAATGACGCTTAATGCAAAATCGTAGCGTTCGTTCCACAACTCAAAAAGTTTACGGGCCTGGTCGTTGGTTTTGCAAACAATCATGGCACCAATAGACTTGTCGTCACATTCAACGCGGAAAGAGGTAAAATCATCAATGATATAATCCAGCAGGGCGTTCAAATACTTAGGATGCTCAATGATTTTATCCTTATCGATATCGCTCTTTTTTACTTGAATCTGGTTTGCCGAATTGTTTTCAAGTTCATCAAGAATCCCCTGCAAAGTTTCTTTGTAGTGGGCTTCAATGGGTTCACGCATCAACTTAAGCGTGTAACCGTCCGCAATTGACTTGTCGTAATAGTAGGTGTGAATGTAATCGCCAAACACGCGCCAGGATTCACGTTCTTCACGAAGCAGCGGAGTGCCCGTAAGGGCGAGCTTTATTGCATGTTTGTCGGCACTCAAAAGGTTTGCAAGAAACTCTCCTTCGGGATTGTAGCCTCGGTGAGCCTCGTCAATAAAGAATATTCGTTGCAGGTTTGTGTTGTAGCCCGCAGAAATATCTACCGGGGCCTTGTCTTCGGCAAATTTCTGGATATTCACCACGGTGATTTCCAGCCTACCGTCGGCACTTTTTACCAGCTGCGTATTCTTGATATCCGCCATGAGTTGTGCGCGGTCTTCTACAGTCTGCACAACAAGTCCACGAGCGGCAAACTCATCGCAAGCCTGTTCCATCAAGTCAATTCTATCCACGATGAAATAGAACTTGGCGGGAACTGACTTTTTCGCAAAATAGTCGGTGAGGCTCTTTACGGAGTAATAAGCCAAAGCCGTCTTGCCGGACCCCTGCGTATGCCAAATGATTCCGCTCTTTACGCCTTCATCCAATTTTTTACGGATGGCAAAAGAAGCGAAAAGTTGCTGGTAACGCATTACATGTTTTTCAAGAGTCTTTATCTTTTCGCCGTCGTCTTTTTCGACAGTCTTTTCTACATAGGCAAAACCATAACGAAGCAGGAACAAGAAACGCTCCTTGCTCAGCAACGAAGTCAGAATGCGGTTCGTGGGAGTAGTCACCTTGCAATTCGTGGCATACTCCGGATGGCACTTGAGGGAAAGGCAATTTCTGTGCTTAAGAATCAGTTTTTCTGTATCTTCCGAAACTTCCCGATACGGATACTTGGGGCCGAACTTTTCGTCTTCTTCGCGGAACACATTGAAAAACGCTTTCTGCTTACCAATGCAGGCGTAGAACGCACCCTGGACAGGAACACGATTCGCATTGTCGTATTCTTGATTGTTGCTAAAAATCATCAGCTGGGTGATGTTCAGAAAACGCCTAAAACTTTTGTTGGGCAAACGCTTCTGGTTTGTGCGGCTTTGCTCTGCAACAATGCCTTCTGCATTATTCGGCTTTTTCACTTCGATAAAAGCCAAAGGCAACCCGTTCACAAAGCACGTTATATCTGGGCGGAAACTATCACCCGTCTCCTGATTCTCGCAAGGAAGTTCCGTCGTCACAAGCCAGCTATTGTTCTCCGGATTTTCGAAATCAATCAGCTTGATTCCTGAATTCGAAGAGAGAACCTGGTAAAATTCACGACCAAGATCATCACTACCAAGCTTGCTTAACACAAACTTTGCAAAAATTTGAAGATCGTGAAGCTTTTGTTCCGGATTTAAACGAACAAGAGCCTTAAGGAACTCATTGATAAGGACGTTGTTGTTCTTATCAATCCGACCTACTGGAGTTCCTTCGCCATATTCAGCAAAATAGGTGTAACCCAAACGGCACAGATGGAGTGCCGCCGGGACCTGAACTCTAGTACATTCGTTAAATCCAGCCATAATCAATAGTCACTCAACTCGAAAAAAGGGTTCGCCCGAGTGGGCGAGCCTTATGTACGGTAATATAATTTAAAATCATGTTTGGCAAGTCTAATTTTCTTAGAAATGAAGCATTTGAGAGAGAAAACTCTTCTCTGGCATTTAAAATCGCTCGCCGACGGCGGGCGATTTTTTTGCAGTCGGGGCATTGCGGGGTGTCCCCGCTAGAAGGGGTAGCAAAAAACGCCGAAGGCGGTTGCAGCGAGGGGGAGGCCTCCCCCACCATAATAATTTTCAGAAAATCGCGCGGGCCTATTGACAAACAGAAATTCTGAATTTACATTATACTGCACAAGTGTATAATCTTTGGCATGGCTCTGTCGGGCCAGGCCGTACTTTTGGGTCGAAACTGCGAAAACGCTGCGAAAATGGCCCTTTGGCTCTGTCCAGTCATTCTGTACGGCTACGGAAACGCTGCGAAGTCGGAACCTGCCGAAATAGCCTAAAAACATCGGTCATGCAGCCGAAAAACAGTTTTGGAAGGGCTTACGGATTGAGGATTTTTTGCTAGCCGGGCACAAGTGTACAGTTTAGCCCGACAGAGCCCTTATCCATTGTGCCCGCACTTGCGCTGTAATAATGATACTTACCCTTGTCACCGACATCGTCAGCAGTCCAAAAGTCTGCACGCTTACCAAGCAATTCGAACTTGCCCTTGGCATTGCGGAATCCAGCCGCCTTTATGTCGAAAGAAGCGCTATTGCCCGCCACAGAGCCCCATTCACTATCGGACGCCATTCTCCAGCCACCTGGGCAAGCACCCTTTGCCGCCTCATAAGTATAGAGGCGCCCGCTAACAAATTTCTTGTCGTTACAATTCGGCTGTTTTTTATACCTCTCACCTTCGGCATCGTAGCAGTAGCTATGCTTCGTTTCAAAATCTAGATTCTCCGCCATCCAAACTTGATTGCCGATTTTTACGGTCCTGTAACTTTTCCCGTCACGCGAATCCGTCATGGCCCCCATTTGCGGAGCAGCAAGGGCAACCAACGCGGTCATCAACACAAACAGAATCATTTTGTTTATCATATTTGAATCTCTTTACTTACTTGAAACACATCCCTTTTCCTCAAGGCCCGCACGATAGGCCTCTGCCGAAGGGCTATCCCCTTGGAACAAATCGAACTCGTTGCCGGACATCATATTCTAACGGATTTTGCTTCGGAAATATGATGCCCCGTTCTTTTGATTATTTGATATATCCACATTATCCAGCCTATACGATGGAATGTTATCAAATTGTTATCAGGCGTGATAACAAAAGGCTTGTGACAATCTTTGCGCGTGTTTATTATAGCGGAAATTATTCGTATTATCAAGCATTGCCCTACAGAAATTGCTCTCCGTCCTCGATCATGCCATGCTCACTTTTTCCGCGTTCCCGTATTTTCCGAGCCTCGAATCTCCTCGTGATAGAAATAATCCACAATCACGGGATGGCCCTGCGGTACTCTGCCGTAGGGCATTTCGTTGTCAACGAAGGGGCAATCGTACTTCTTCGCCATTTCCTCCGCTTTCTTCTCCAACGCCTCAAAATAGCTTCTGTCATGCTTGTTGTAAATCTCGTCATAGAGCTGCACAAGCTCGGGACGTTTCCCGGCGATATAGTCCAGAATGGTTTTCTTGAACCCGCCTCGCAGGTTCAGGTTTTCCAGCCAGAACAGGTCGCACTGATTCTTCACCCGCTCGAAAATTGCCTCAAAGTCCGTGATGCCGGGGAAGACGGGTGAGACAAAGCAGACCGTCCGAATGCCCGCGTCGTAGACCTGTTTCATGGCGGCAATGCGGCGCTCAATGCTCACAGCGGCGTCCATGTCGTTTTTGAAGTCCTCATCCAGCGTGTTGATCGACCACGACACCGTGACCTGCCCCAACTCCTTGAGCAGATCGAGGTCGCGCACGACGAGATCGGACTTCGTGCAGATCAGAATATCCGCGCCGCTGCCGCAGAGCTGCTCGAGCAGCTTCCGCGTGTTGCGGAAGTGTTCCTCCTGTGGGTTGTAGCCGTCGGTGACGGAGCCGATCACGACGCGCTGACCCGCGTATTTCTTCGGATTCTTGATCTCCGGCCAGTGTTTCACATCAAGGAAGGTGCCCCATTCCTCGCTGTGGCCGGTAAAGCGCTTCATAAACGACGCATAGCAATATTTGCAGGCGTGGGTGCAGCCCACATAGGGGTTGACCGAGTACCCGCCCACGGGCAGATTTGACTTAGTCATTACACTTTTGACGTCTTTTTCTCCGACGAGAATCCCATCCATCATTACTTGTGCCATGTTTTCTGTTCCTCCAAAACTCTGTTGAATGCGGCGGGCAACTCCTGTATCATCTGTTCCTCGCCCATAATGGGGACGAGGTCTTCCTTCCAAAACACCGGAATATCCAGCGTGTGCGCCTGCTCCATGAGCGAGTACGCCCACGCCGGTTCTGTGTGTATCTTTTTGCTTTGAGCGCCGGTCATGGTGCCGATGACGATCCAATCGACACCATGCAAGTCCACCTCGCCGGGATCATCGAACAGCGGCTCAAAGGTCGCGTGATAGTGCCTGGCGCGGACATTCTCCCGTAGTGCATAGACGCGCCACAGCTCGGAGCGCCGCGTGACTGTCACGCCAAACCATGCGTTGTCGAGGTCGCAGTCGATGTCCAGCAGATCGGGGCGCTTGGAGAGAAACAAAAACTGGTGCTGCGGATTCTCCGCGATTTTGGCAAACACCTGCTCGCACCATTCCGGCTTCCAGCCGGAGAGATCGCTCATGCCGGTGAGCAGGAAGTTCTGAGGCTTCGGCTTCTCCATTAGCCGCAGCTTGTTCGGAAAGAACTCCGGCTGGGAGAAGTCGTCGATCATGTGATACCGCTTGACGTTGTTCCTCGCGTAACAGTAAGAACATCCCACCGTGCAGCCGATCACCAGATTCATATTCTGAATCAGATCCTTGATGCAAACCGACATATTACAGCGCCTCCTCAACATTTGTGAGCACCCGGCGCAGATAACCCTCCAGCGCGTCGATTTCCTCCGAGGAAAAGCCCTTGTAATAAATGCTTTCGATCTCCGCTGTGACCGCGTTGTAATCCTGCTCCAACGCCTTTGCCTCGTCGGTGAGATAAATCAAAATCTTCCGCCGGTCGTGGTCGCCCCTGTCCCGCCGGACAAGCCCCGCTGCCTCCATACGGTCGAGCATACTGGTGAGCGTGTTCATGGCAAGCCCCGTCTCTTTGGAGAGCTTGCTAATAGGTACGCCGTCTCCTTGCCAGAGAATGTAGAGGATACGTCCCTGCGCGCCGTTGAATGCGTCGATATTCTTATCGCTGAGAATGCGGTCAAAAACACGGCCGCCCACCTGTTTAATCTGCGAGATCAAAAATCCGCCTTGTCTGCTCATTTCTGTTCACCGATAAAAGGGCGGTCTTTCAGACCGCCCTTCCTTTCTCATTACTTCTTCTGCGCTCCCGCCAACTCAGCGTAGCCGTTCCAGCCGAAGATCGCCTCTACGGAATCATCGGCAAACAAATTCTTCACATCACAGACGTGGATTACGTGGTCGTCAGCGTCTACCGTTTCAACAACTGCTGCGTGGATGGCAAGCCGCGTGGAAACTGGGATCTGAATGTCGGTGCCCTCGACTGACTTCATAGCAAGACCGAGCTTCTCTACCTTGTTGGTGTCCCGACCGGAAGATGTGCCGCAACCGATCAACGCGCCGGCCATATCCACGCCCGGAACCGTCAGAACGACTTCCTTGGTCTTGGCGAGCAGTTCCAGAGAATAAGCGCCCTTGTTGAGTGCAAACATGATCTTGCCGGGGTTGGTGGAGGCGTAAGTCCAGAACGCCAGTGTGGCAAGGTTTGTGGTTCCGTCACTCTTGCGCGTGCAGATCAGCGTCATCGGGTTGGGCGAGGTATATGCCGGAGCTTTTGCGATTTTGATGGTTTCCATATCAATCACCTTTCTTTTTTTCATTGAATTTGTGCCGTAAGGAATATTACTATATAGAATGATATTTGTCAAGTCTTTTTATCGCGCTCCGATGCTGTGCCTCTGCCGTTGCATCCTCCTCTGCCGTTTCTGCTCTGCCTCGCGCTCCCGAATCGCCCTGACCTGCTCCTCCACCCTGTCCGCGCCATAGCCCCGGCATAAGGCGTCATAGTCCGCTGCGACCTGCTTCAAGCTCTTGTTCTCCTCTGCCAGCCGGTCAAAGGAGGCATCCAGCGAGGCGTAACGCTGTTGGAGCCGGTTATAACTATCGTTCAGCCGGTTGAAGCTGTTTATAAGGTCAAGATACTTGTTATAGAGCGCGCGCAGGACATCGACGATCTTCTTGTAGAGAGGTTTGGCCTTCTTCTCGCGGTACGACCGCGCCGTTTCCAGCGCACCCGCTTCGGGCAGCACCTTGTCAACATCATCGGAATATCGTCGCGCCAGCTCCTCGACCGCTTCGACCTTCGGTACCACGGCGTCAAGCTGGGCTTTTGCTTGTTGCGCCTTCTTCCTTGCCTCCTCCATCTCCTCGTTTCGTCGCTGAGTCTCCTCCGATGCATAGGCTGCTGCGTCCTGAATCCGTGCGAGGCGCTGCTGCTCCTGCTCCACCTTGAACTGCGTCACCGTCAGGTGTTCCTCGTTGCTGCCGACCTCGCCGCGCTCGATGTCCGTGTACCCGGCAGCGACCATGTGCCGATAGAAATCGTCCTGCAAAACGCTGTACGACTTCTTCAGTACCGGCTTGCCGTTCTTTTGGAGGATTGGCTCACCAATATCGTCCACTGCCGGTTTCGACGCCCATTTCTTGCTCCGGCTGACCTGCGTAATGACCTCTTTTACAGTACCACGCAGCGTGGGGTCTTTGCACCGCTTTGACCACAAAATCTCCTTTTTTACCACCGGCACATAGACCACATGGAGGTGGTAGTGGTACACGTCCTCACCCAACTGCTCCGACATGGCGCGGTTGCGCTCGTCGGCGTGCATGACGGCGGACAGGATGTACTGCTCGCCGCCGACGATCTCCACCGCTGCCCGGTACGCCTCCTCATAGAACTGCCGCGCGTAGTCATACCCGCCGTGGTTGTAGAAGTAGGCGGAGTTGACGTCAAACACCAGCTCGCAGAACTTGGTGGCGTCGGGTTTCAAGCCGCGCGTCGAGATGACCTTTTCTTCCTCCATCTTGCTGAACATCCCAACATAATCGTCCGTGGGCGCTTTGAAGTGGACGTTAAGCTCCGCGCGCTCCGGCACGATGTCGGGATTGACATAGGTTTTCTTCTCACGCTCGTTGTGCGCCTGCGTGTTGCCGATGTTGGCGTCGGACACGTTGACGTTGCGGACACAGGTACGGTCTCCCGTGTTTCTTGCCATCGTAAATCACATCCTTTCGTTGAGATACGCCCCGCCGGGGTCGGAGGGCACTTCCTGCGGGAAGTGTAATAACCCACTATGACACTTTCAGCCTTGCGGCTGCAAAGTGTCGTGGGCTCTCCGAGGGGGCTGCCGGAAGTGTCTGCCCGCTGCGGCGTCCAGACACTCCCGGAGGGGCGCTGCCCCTGTCAACTGCGGTTGACTCCCCGGCAGGGCTGCCCTTTGTAAAGGGCACCCTGCACCCCGCCGAATCGTCGGCATAAGCTCCATATCGCTCGCCCCCGCGCATGGCGCGAGGGCTCGTTTATTCCGCTGTGCCTCCTCTCCCCAAAAAGTCTTGCGACTTTTCGGAGACCCCATCGCCGCGACGGTCGCAACGGTTGCGACGGTTTATTTGTACCGTCTCAAATACCGTTGCAACCGTCGCAAGCGTCGCGCTTACGTCAGAGCCGCATCACCGGCAGACAGCAAACGAAGGTATATCCGCCTGCCCTCATGCCGCAGTTTCCGTCCGTATTCGATGTTGTAGTCGCTTCTGAGCCGCGCTGAATTGACATTGAGGTATCTGGTCAGCGCGTTTGCCGCCATATCGGCATCGACCACACTGACCAGCTCAGAGGGGCTGCCGCTCCATTCCGGCGCGTCCGGCGTCACCAGTGCCGCCACCTTTTCAAGCAGCGGGTCGGGCGGTGCTTTCCATAGTTCCCGCTCCGCGTGGTCAAGCTGCCAAACCAAACTATCCTGATCTCGCGTCAGGTGGAGCCGTTGGTCGGGCTGGTCGCGGCCTACTACGTCCAGCGTGGCGTTTAGGTCGGTACGCTTCTCCTTGCGGAGCAGCAGCGCGCCGTCCGCGCAGCCGAGCAGGCCCGTCGTGCCGGAGATCATGTCAAAGGCGTCATCCGCCGCTTGCTTGCGCGTGTGGTGTACCAGCAGGAGACAGATGCCCCTACTGGCCGCAAAGCCCTTGAGCTGACCGATGGCGTCGTAATCGCCGGAGTAGCTGTATGCCTCTCCGATGGCGTCGCGCACCTTTTGGAGCGTGTCGATGATGACCAGCCTTGTGTCGGGACGGTCTTTCAGAAAATTATCGAGCTGTTCGACGAGACCAAGCCCGATCTGCGCCGACGTGATGGCAAAGTGCAGGTTGTCCGTCCCCTCCACGCCGAACATCCGGGACATACGCCCCTGCAACCTTTGGTAATCGTCCTCCAGCGCCAGATAGAGGACGCCGCCTTGCCGGACAGGGTAGTCCCAGAGCGTGTGTCCCATGCTGACATGGTAGGCAAGCTGGGCAACGAGGAACGACTTGCCGATCTTCGGCGCGCCAGCCAGCAGATACGTCCCGGCGTACAGCAGACCGTCGATCAACGGCGGCCTGCTGGTAAAGGAACAGTCAAACAAATCGTTCATGGACAGGGTGTTGAGGTGCATCGGGTCGCAGAAACGCTGGACTTCCAGCAACTTTTTCTTGTATTCCGCATCCTCGTCTGTTATACTGATGTTTTCTTTAGTGAGTGACTGCCCCACATCTGCGCCAACAGATGCGATAGGGGCGGTCATTTCATTTTTGTCGTTCATCCCGTTTCCTCCTTCATGCCGTTCATGATCGCGGCGATCATGCCGATTACGTCCAGCAGGTCGTCATCGACGCCTGCCCCGGCCTCAATGCGCCGCAGCTCGTCCAGCACGGCGGCGAGCTGGTTCCGCAGC
This region of Fibrobacter sp. UBA4297 genomic DNA includes:
- a CDS encoding type I restriction endonuclease, encoding MAGFNECTRVQVPAALHLCRLGYTYFAEYGEGTPVGRIDKNNNVLINEFLKALVRLNPEQKLHDLQIFAKFVLSKLGSDDLGREFYQVLSSNSGIKLIDFENPENNSWLVTTELPCENQETGDSFRPDITCFVNGLPLAFIEVKKPNNAEGIVAEQSRTNQKRLPNKSFRRFLNITQLMIFSNNQEYDNANRVPVQGAFYACIGKQKAFFNVFREEDEKFGPKYPYREVSEDTEKLILKHRNCLSLKCHPEYATNCKVTTPTNRILTSLLSKERFLFLLRYGFAYVEKTVEKDDGEKIKTLEKHVMRYQQLFASFAIRKKLDEGVKSGIIWHTQGSGKTALAYYSVKSLTDYFAKKSVPAKFYFIVDRIDLMEQACDEFAARGLVVQTVEDRAQLMADIKNTQLVKSADGRLEITVVNIQKFAEDKAPVDISAGYNTNLQRIFFIDEAHRGYNPEGEFLANLLSADKHAIKLALTGTPLLREERESWRVFGDYIHTYYYDKSIADGYTLKLMREPIEAHYKETLQGILDELENNSANQIQVKKSDIDKDKIIEHPKYLNALLDYIIDDFTSFRVECDDKSIGAMIVCKTNDQARKLFELWNERYDFALSVIEKKREEVANMAAEKLMHYNASFFEKPLKASLILHDEGDKKERKEYIVDYKKNMTTDFLIVNKMLLTGFDANRLKKLYLGRKLDGHDLLQALTRVNRPYKDFKYGYVVDFVDIKENFDATNDRYLRELNKTTEDSGLELSADPGQVIIENPEEVKQQIKELTDFLWNFPTENYEEFREVIDGIEDKEPLYHLRKILEDAKGLGNRIRSSGNVELQDKYKNMLPGGIPVLLREVERRIAAINFKEGNDHSEDVSGIINTILDSLDFEFRKGISEELKIIINSLREEAEKVRAEFDANFDKKEDKFVNLIEQFRKYFREHGYIPKDKTEAEGSIFYLKDVMSKIKEINRKNRALKSHYKNDEKFVRIHKRIVEANEVRAQSDKKERPLLSKEEFEIQKSLIEIKDSADDLFEKNPGIVENEDKLRKDILGCVSHKFMDLDLTASLDDRKFISNLISNEYINQYNSYGV
- a CDS encoding FISUMP domain-containing protein, with the translated sequence MINKMILFVLMTALVALAAPQMGAMTDSRDGKSYRTVKIGNQVWMAENLDFETKHSYCYDAEGERYKKQPNCNDKKFVSGRLYTYEAAKGACPGGWRMASDSEWGSVAGNSASFDIKAAGFRNAKGKFELLGKRADFWTADDVGDKGKYHYYSASAGTMDKGSVGLNCTLVPG
- a CDS encoding radical SAM mobile pair protein B, with protein sequence MAQVMMDGILVGEKDVKSVMTKSNLPVGGYSVNPYVGCTHACKYCYASFMKRFTGHSEEWGTFLDVKHWPEIKNPKKYAGQRVVIGSVTDGYNPQEEHFRNTRKLLEQLCGSGADILICTKSDLVVRDLDLLKELGQVTVSWSINTLDEDFKNDMDAAVSIERRIAAMKQVYDAGIRTVCFVSPVFPGITDFEAIFERVKNQCDLFWLENLNLRGGFKKTILDYIAGKRPELVQLYDEIYNKHDRSYFEALEKKAEEMAKKYDCPFVDNEMPYGRVPQGHPVIVDYFYHEEIRGSENTGTRKK
- a CDS encoding radical SAM mobile pair protein A yields the protein MSVCIKDLIQNMNLVIGCTVGCSYCYARNNVKRYHMIDDFSQPEFFPNKLRLMEKPKPQNFLLTGMSDLSGWKPEWCEQVFAKIAENPQHQFLFLSKRPDLLDIDCDLDNAWFGVTVTRRSELWRVYALRENVRARHYHATFEPLFDDPGEVDLHGVDWIVIGTMTGAQSKKIHTEPAWAYSLMEQAHTLDIPVFWKEDLVPIMGEEQMIQELPAAFNRVLEEQKTWHK
- a CDS encoding MarR family transcriptional regulator; its protein translation is MSRQGGFLISQIKQVGGRVFDRILSDKNIDAFNGAQGRILYILWQGDGVPISKLSKETGLAMNTLTSMLDRMEAAGLVRRDRGDHDRRKILIYLTDEAKALEQDYNAVTAEIESIYYKGFSSEEIDALEGYLRRVLTNVEEAL
- a CDS encoding flavin reductase family protein; translated protein: MKKRKVIDMETIKIAKAPAYTSPNPMTLICTRKSDGTTNLATLAFWTYASTNPGKIMFALNKGAYSLELLAKTKEVVLTVPGVDMAGALIGCGTSSGRDTNKVEKLGLAMKSVEGTDIQIPVSTRLAIHAAVVETVDADDHVIHVCDVKNLFADDSVEAIFGWNGYAELAGAQKK
- a CDS encoding plasmid recombination protein — its product is MARNTGDRTCVRNVNVSDANIGNTQAHNEREKKTYVNPDIVPERAELNVHFKAPTDDYVGMFSKMEEEKVISTRGLKPDATKFCELVFDVNSAYFYNHGGYDYARQFYEEAYRAAVEIVGGEQYILSAVMHADERNRAMSEQLGEDVYHYHLHVVYVPVVKKEILWSKRCKDPTLRGTVKEVITQVSRSKKWASKPAVDDIGEPILQKNGKPVLKKSYSVLQDDFYRHMVAAGYTDIERGEVGSNEEHLTVTQFKVEQEQQRLARIQDAAAYASEETQRRNEEMEEARKKAQQAKAQLDAVVPKVEAVEELARRYSDDVDKVLPEAGALETARSYREKKAKPLYKKIVDVLRALYNKYLDLINSFNRLNDSYNRLQQRYASLDASFDRLAEENKSLKQVAADYDALCRGYGADRVEEQVRAIREREAEQKRQRRMQRQRHSIGAR
- a CDS encoding AAA family ATPase, which translates into the protein MNDKNEMTAPIASVGADVGQSLTKENISITDEDAEYKKKLLEVQRFCDPMHLNTLSMNDLFDCSFTSRPPLIDGLLYAGTYLLAGAPKIGKSFLVAQLAYHVSMGHTLWDYPVRQGGVLYLALEDDYQRLQGRMSRMFGVEGTDNLHFAITSAQIGLGLVEQLDNFLKDRPDTRLVIIDTLQKVRDAIGEAYSYSGDYDAIGQLKGFAASRGICLLLVHHTRKQAADDAFDMISGTTGLLGCADGALLLRKEKRTDLNATLDVVGRDQPDQRLHLTRDQDSLVWQLDHAERELWKAPPDPLLEKVAALVTPDAPEWSGSPSELVSVVDADMAANALTRYLNVNSARLRSDYNIEYGRKLRHEGRRIYLRLLSAGDAALT